The following proteins are encoded in a genomic region of Bradyrhizobium sp. SK17:
- a CDS encoding calcium-binding protein has protein sequence MAARAEQRGTDGNDQIDGTNGDDLLNGGRGQDVIRGFSGSDTYLYRAGDGNDTIDDGVDQAAEVDTLRLLDVAPGGVALTRSGENLLVQILATGEIVTVAGQFRSGSSYVGIEQITFADGTVWDRATIAVHAWVRGTSGNDSISLPADGVTVDAGRGDDTISVSGAGSDTIKFAKGDGHDTLDNPGSGYQRGDTLELTDILSSEVQLSRSGDQMVVTVTSTGDSLTVKYQFSGDGNSKGVSHLKFADGTVWDRATIAANAAVRGTSGNDTISPPGDGTIVIPGLGDDRVVLTGTGADRILFAKGDGHDTLDNSGSGYQRNDTLELNDILPSEVQLSRSGDQLIVKVPATGDSVTVLYQFYNGGSSVYGINYIKFSDGTIWDRATIAVNSPVRGTSGNDTINPPGDGTIVIPGLGDDRVVLTGTGADRILFAKGDGHDTLDNSGSGYQRNDTLELTDILPSEVQLSRSGDQMIVKVPATGDSVTVLYQFYNGGSSVYGINYIKFADGTIWNRTTIDATAVESTPGYEIVLGTGNQLVNGDGKQHRYVYSTIGGDDVINDANSQSTLLMQDIASTGVTLSRDRDSWDLVLTVTSTGKTVTIKSEFSPYIGGLGVNFSDGVSWTRDQVEQKLLDQASAANGGSIYGFDGRNDTLVAGLGDKYLNGKDGIDTYIYTSAGGNDVIDDISGTLVMQDIASTGVTLSRDHDSWDLVLTVASTGKTVTIKSEFSPYNSGLGINFSDGVSWSRDLIEQKLLDQASAANGGSIYGFDGRNDTLVAGLGDKYLNGKDGTDTYIYTSAGGNDVVDDTGGTLVMQDIASTGVTLSRDRDGWDLVLTVTSTGKTVTIKSEFSPYNSGLGINFSDGVSWSRDQIEQKLLDQASAANGGAIYGFDGRNDTLVAGLGDKYLNGKDGTDTYIYASVGGNDVIDDTGGTLVLQDIASTGVTMSRDRDGWDLVLTVTSTGKTVTIKSEFSPYNSGLGINFSDGVSWSRDQVEQNLLDQASAANGGSIYGFDGRNDTLVAGLGDKYLNGKDGFDTYIYTSAGGNDIVDDNGGALVLQDIASTGVTLSRNAGNDDVMLAVTSTGKTVTLMNELSPYNTGLGVSFSDGVSWSRDQVRDAATTYTWVGSTSNASLSGNAYGTNVFQFGGGTEVANGGARSNFYQVSSGTGQATINLPTASGSKNELDFVGISNDQLWFGRSGDNLFVDLLGTNTSVTVNGWFSGAGSQLQEITAGGLKIDGQVSQLVQAMATYSANNPGFDPTSSSLHTVPNDTSLQSTMSAAWHA, from the coding sequence GTGGCTGCGCGGGCCGAGCAACGCGGCACGGACGGAAATGATCAAATTGACGGTACGAACGGAGACGACTTGCTGAATGGTGGTCGCGGTCAGGATGTGATCCGCGGATTCTCAGGTAGTGACACCTATTTGTACCGTGCTGGTGACGGAAACGACACAATAGATGATGGAGTGGACCAGGCTGCCGAAGTCGATACACTTCGCCTGCTGGACGTCGCGCCCGGTGGCGTGGCCTTGACCCGATCCGGCGAAAACCTGCTTGTTCAGATCTTGGCGACGGGTGAGATTGTCACCGTTGCCGGGCAGTTTAGATCAGGTTCATCCTATGTAGGAATCGAGCAAATTACCTTTGCCGACGGCACGGTATGGGATCGTGCGACCATCGCGGTCCACGCCTGGGTGCGCGGAACCAGCGGCAATGATTCAATTTCGCTGCCTGCCGATGGTGTCACGGTCGATGCTGGCCGGGGAGATGACACGATCAGCGTCTCTGGAGCCGGAAGCGACACGATCAAATTCGCTAAGGGCGATGGTCACGATACGCTTGATAATCCGGGATCAGGCTATCAAAGGGGCGACACGCTCGAGCTGACCGACATTCTCTCCTCCGAAGTCCAACTCAGCCGTTCCGGCGATCAAATGGTCGTCACCGTGACGTCGACGGGCGACAGCCTCACTGTCAAGTATCAGTTCTCGGGTGATGGCAATTCCAAGGGAGTCAGTCATCTCAAGTTTGCTGATGGAACGGTCTGGGATCGCGCAACGATTGCGGCGAATGCGGCGGTCCGCGGAACGAGCGGCAACGACACCATCAGTCCGCCTGGTGACGGGACTATCGTCATTCCGGGCCTGGGCGATGACAGGGTCGTGCTGACAGGGACAGGCGCGGATCGCATCTTGTTTGCGAAAGGCGATGGTCACGACACTCTCGACAACAGCGGTAGCGGCTACCAGCGCAACGATACGCTGGAATTGAACGATATCCTGCCATCGGAAGTTCAGTTGAGCCGATCCGGCGATCAGTTGATCGTCAAGGTGCCGGCGACAGGCGACAGCGTCACGGTTCTCTACCAGTTCTACAACGGTGGCAGCTCGGTCTACGGCATCAACTATATCAAGTTTTCCGACGGGACGATCTGGGATCGCGCGACGATTGCGGTCAATTCGCCGGTCCGCGGAACGAGCGGTAACGACACCATCAATCCGCCTGGCGACGGGACTATCGTCATTCCGGGCTTGGGCGATGACAGGGTCGTGCTGACAGGGACAGGGGCAGATCGCATCTTGTTTGCGAAAGGCGATGGGCACGATACCTTGGACAACAGCGGTAGCGGCTATCAGCGCAACGATACGCTAGAATTGACTGATATCTTACCGTCGGAAGTCCAACTGAGCCGATCCGGCGACCAGATGATCGTCAAGGTGCCGGCGACTGGCGACAGCGTGACCGTACTCTATCAGTTCTACAACGGTGGCAGCTCGGTCTATGGCATCAACTATATCAAGTTTGCCGATGGGACGATCTGGAATCGTACGACAATCGACGCGACGGCTGTTGAGTCGACTCCCGGATATGAAATCGTGCTGGGGACCGGCAATCAGCTGGTCAACGGCGACGGCAAGCAGCATCGGTACGTCTATTCGACGATCGGTGGTGATGATGTCATCAATGATGCAAACAGCCAATCGACTCTGCTGATGCAGGACATCGCTTCGACTGGCGTGACGCTGTCACGTGATCGCGACAGTTGGGATCTGGTGCTGACGGTGACCTCGACCGGCAAGACCGTGACGATCAAGAGTGAGTTCTCGCCTTATATCGGCGGTCTCGGCGTCAATTTCTCCGACGGTGTGAGCTGGACCAGGGATCAGGTCGAGCAGAAGCTCTTGGATCAGGCGAGCGCCGCCAATGGCGGATCGATCTACGGCTTTGACGGCCGTAATGACACGCTGGTGGCTGGGCTTGGTGACAAGTACCTCAACGGCAAGGACGGTATTGACACTTACATCTACACCTCGGCAGGCGGCAATGATGTGATCGACGACATCAGCGGCACGCTGGTGATGCAGGACATCGCCTCAACCGGCGTGACGCTGTCACGTGATCACGATAGCTGGGACCTGGTGCTGACGGTGGCCTCAACCGGCAAAACCGTGACGATCAAGAGCGAGTTCTCGCCTTACAACAGCGGTCTCGGCATCAACTTCTCCGATGGCGTGAGCTGGAGCAGGGACCTGATCGAGCAGAAGCTGCTCGATCAGGCGAGCGCCGCCAATGGCGGATCGATCTACGGCTTTGACGGCCGCAACGATACGCTGGTGGCGGGGCTGGGCGACAAATATCTGAACGGCAAGGATGGAACTGACACCTACATCTACACCTCGGCCGGCGGCAATGATGTGGTTGACGACACCGGCGGCACGTTGGTGATGCAGGATATCGCCTCGACCGGCGTGACGCTGTCGCGCGATCGCGACGGTTGGGATCTGGTGCTGACGGTGACATCGACCGGCAAGACCGTGACGATCAAGAGCGAGTTCTCGCCTTACAACAGCGGTCTCGGCATCAACTTCTCTGACGGCGTGAGCTGGAGCAGGGACCAGATCGAGCAGAAGCTGCTCGATCAGGCGAGCGCTGCCAATGGCGGGGCGATCTATGGCTTTGACGGCCGCAACGACACGCTGGTGGCTGGGCTCGGTGACAAGTACCTCAACGGCAAGGATGGCACTGACACTTACATCTACGCCTCGGTCGGCGGCAATGATGTGATCGACGACACCGGCGGCACGTTGGTGCTGCAGGACATCGCCTCGACCGGCGTGACGATGTCGCGCGATCGCGACGGTTGGGACCTGGTGCTGACGGTGACCTCGACCGGCAAGACCGTGACGATCAAGAGCGAGTTCTCGCCTTACAACAGCGGCCTCGGCATCAATTTCTCCGACGGCGTGAGCTGGAGCAGGGATCAGGTCGAGCAGAATTTGCTGGATCAGGCAAGCGCGGCCAATGGCGGATCGATCTATGGCTTTGACGGCCGCAACGACACGCTGGTGGCTGGGCTCGGCGACAAGTACCTCAACGGCAAGGACGGTTTTGACACCTACATCTACACCTCGGCCGGCGGCAACGATATCGTCGACGACAATGGTGGCGCGCTGGTGCTGCAGGATATCGCCTCGACCGGCGTGACGCTGTCACGCAACGCCGGCAATGACGACGTCATGCTGGCGGTCACTTCGACCGGCAAGACCGTCACGCTGATGAACGAACTGTCGCCATACAACACTGGTCTTGGCGTCAGCTTCTCCGATGGCGTGAGCTGGAGCAGGGATCAGGTCAGGGATGCTGCGACCACTTATACCTGGGTTGGATCGACGTCCAATGCGTCGCTGAGCGGAAACGCTTATGGCACCAACGTCTTCCAGTTCGGCGGTGGCACAGAGGTCGCCAACGGCGGCGCAAGGAGCAATTTCTACCAGGTGTCCTCCGGAACCGGGCAGGCGACAATCAATCTGCCTACCGCCTCGGGCTCGAAGAACGAGCTCGATTTCGTCGGGATCAGCAATGATCAACTCTGGTTCGGACGATCCGGCGACAATTTGTTCGTCGATCTACTTGGCACAAACACCAGCGTCACCGTCAACGGCTGGTTCTCCGGTGCCGGTTCGCAGCTGCAGGAGATCACGGCCGGCGGCCTGAAGATCGACGGGCAGGTCTCGCAACTCGTGCAGGCCATGGCAACCTATTCCGCGAACAATCCCGGCTTCGACCCGACCAGCTCGAGCCTCCACACCGTGCCGAACGATACGAGCCTGCAAAGCACGATGTCTGCGGCGTGGCATGCCTAA
- a CDS encoding calcium-binding protein: MPTTASDVKDLADVISAIGATLNSASTSPQAKAVGNLLGLFANYLGSVESAYIEGHNLEKSAPEVVGQIFAEWLGANVGADLGLLLAAALPTILEAVLGAALVAEAPLLIPPLALGLIAVGLAWGGAWLGTKAADFLWDKLTPFLRHENHDPLVLDLNNNGIELSSLDESGTHFDFAGDGSSERTAWINPNDGILAIDSNGNGTIDNGLELFGSDTEDGFAVLEILDSNQDGVIDSKDADFSKLRVWRDLNQNGVSDQGELETLAEAGVTSISLMRIAVGGTNAGNLVAYQGAFTNSNGTDGIIQSIGLQVDKRHAAPDEGDFIPVEGVSLLPQFTGSGLLHSVAYKASTDGSFRADWTALADTALKLPPAELRVRLEALLLRWAGVQDVGPAGRGPYVDGRHLAFEEAFFGQTYVESRRGDGLRTFPSTAGFGSQIEATFQQILSIFEVAFLAQVIPSGLARGTISIADAFASPYLFFGALALDVRGSDSPSLGSPGNIVSVLDAIIANAPIGAGDQATYLIRALCGLDGIVSAAFDGDRAAYARAVVPRLVNIASETLRVVAIHIADGTAFLGTTAAEGINGTSGQDVFIGGGGGDALSGGAGSDIYVYAKQDGDLWIRDSGPTTDTDRLVLTDLNSADLTFDRIGDDLLIHVTGTQRTVAVEGFFAGQGIDILRFADGTEWDRTQIKNASWYRGDGYGNVINGSAGNDIIHGGKGDDLIRPGDGNDTIFYGRGDGYDTIDDWTESTADRLILTDINRADVELSRSGNQLLIKILSTGEVINDINFFNHSYSAEDWHGHAQGIDSIIFADGVTLNRDQIQQQAWIRGDDTANSLVGSRLDDVFIGKKGDDVLDGSEGADLYLWKKGDGNDRIAESLPSVGDVLRLSDVSADDVRLSNQGDTLLITILSTGETIQVDNMLNSVGNLHNDWNKTSWGIESIEFAGGVTWDRQAIFERLGRDYLGRDIKTYSFYRDVDGSQTLIYSYFYDEFGHYGDTYGQYHFGSNDSYRGFVDRDGHDYYNDILNGDFDIGGDGTLNGIGHNTLFGLGGNDLLIGGLGDDILDGGDGDDILWGDRSLLSGADGNDVLFGRDGNDELHGGGGLDQLMGGDGNDYLYGDAGDDYLDGGAGDDTFEGGKGDDILTNSNHGFENGADTYIYSKGDGNDTIDDGAWASGGTTLSDTLVLKDINPADAVLSRVGNDLLVLIKETGETIRIAGQFSDDFHAAGQGLEFIRFADGTKFDRIRIQQEAWYRGTDGRDVLSGGGWSEGWNDTFEGGKGDDLIVNSNYSFENGADTYIYNKGDGNDTIDEGASAAGGTKLTDTLVLTDIDPAGIELSRVGLDLLVKIKETGETIRIIRQFDDDFRAPGQGMEIIRFADGTQWDRVRIQQEAWFRGTDGRDVLSGSTWNDTFEGGKGDDLIVTSNHSLEDGSDTYIYSKGDGNDTIDDQAAGGNTLPDSLVLKDINPAGVELSRAGNDLLITIKDTGEAIRIVGQFTDDFRAPGHGIEIIRFADGTEWDRATIAGTTAAPFFAGTPGDDVIIGSAISENLYGEAGNDIIDGKAGSDLQYGGLGNDVLVVSVSEAGDKDDLNGGEGVDTADFSGFGAAVLVDLVNFQKEAQTTDAMSVTTGTLRTIAQIESVENVIGTAFDDQIFGDAGANLLIGGSGSDILDGRSGDDVIEGGDGADTLFGGMGDDHLLGGAGDDILNGNLGRDILDGGTGDDVLSGGGDADTFLFGQNFGNDRITDFVAGAGAIIEFDRQVFANFDAVVAAASQVGSDVVIAAGANGTLTLTGVSLAALSASDFSFRSFDNLAPTSIAVAGGQVQENAPAGTVVGTLSTSDPNVGDTHTYAIVGGAADLFEIVGNEIRVKSGAVIDFEATPQLALTIRSTDADGLSVTSTVTIGVTDGPDIFVGTAADDILTGGVGADVLQGLGGNDRLVGKSGSDQYLYAAGDGDDRIVETEAANDVDRLVLAAGIAPADVRVGRSSLSTKDLVLRIGLSGTITLEGQLAEAPGSGIERVEFADGTVWDRSAIVAHLEGGLILGTSAAEHLTGSSASETFESGGGDDTMEGYAGSDVYRFGVGSGNDVVIEDNVDGIDRVELVGLNSDAIETLRTGKDLVIRIVATGETLTLRNQFAWTQSGVEQFVFSDGTVWGRRMWLRGPSNAARTEMIKLTVRTETTC, encoded by the coding sequence ATGCCGACCACAGCTAGCGATGTCAAAGATCTCGCCGACGTCATCTCGGCCATCGGAGCGACGCTCAATTCGGCGTCGACTAGCCCACAGGCGAAAGCTGTTGGAAACTTACTTGGATTGTTTGCCAATTATCTAGGCTCGGTGGAGAGCGCCTATATCGAAGGGCACAATCTGGAAAAGTCAGCACCTGAGGTCGTTGGTCAGATATTCGCGGAATGGCTAGGCGCAAATGTTGGAGCCGATCTTGGCCTCTTACTCGCGGCAGCGCTTCCGACAATCTTGGAAGCAGTTCTCGGCGCGGCTTTGGTTGCCGAGGCCCCCTTACTCATCCCCCCTCTTGCGCTCGGGTTGATCGCGGTCGGTTTGGCGTGGGGTGGGGCTTGGCTGGGCACGAAAGCCGCCGATTTTCTCTGGGACAAACTGACTCCATTCCTGCGACATGAAAATCACGACCCGCTTGTGTTGGATCTCAACAACAACGGCATTGAGCTCTCATCATTGGACGAATCTGGCACACATTTCGACTTCGCGGGCGACGGTTCTTCGGAGCGTACCGCGTGGATCAACCCGAATGACGGAATCCTCGCGATAGATAGCAATGGGAACGGGACTATTGACAACGGATTGGAGCTATTCGGATCTGATACTGAGGACGGCTTTGCGGTTCTGGAGATCCTCGATTCTAATCAGGATGGAGTAATAGATTCGAAGGATGCGGATTTCAGCAAGCTGCGAGTTTGGAGAGATCTCAATCAGAACGGCGTCTCGGACCAGGGGGAGCTTGAGACGCTCGCAGAAGCGGGTGTTACTTCGATATCCCTAATGCGCATTGCCGTTGGAGGAACCAACGCCGGCAACCTAGTTGCATATCAAGGCGCATTTACGAACAGCAATGGTACGGACGGAATTATACAGTCGATCGGTCTGCAAGTCGATAAGCGGCATGCTGCACCGGACGAGGGTGATTTCATCCCCGTCGAAGGTGTTAGCTTGCTACCGCAGTTTACTGGGTCGGGTCTCCTTCACAGCGTGGCCTACAAGGCAAGTACTGATGGCTCATTCCGCGCAGATTGGACGGCGCTTGCGGATACCGCTCTGAAGCTCCCGCCTGCCGAACTGCGCGTTCGGCTCGAAGCGCTACTATTGCGCTGGGCGGGCGTGCAAGATGTTGGCCCTGCTGGTCGTGGGCCATACGTTGACGGGCGTCATTTGGCCTTCGAGGAAGCGTTCTTCGGCCAGACTTACGTGGAGAGTCGGCGCGGCGATGGGCTTCGTACCTTTCCGAGCACAGCTGGCTTCGGTTCGCAAATTGAAGCCACATTTCAGCAAATATTGAGTATCTTCGAAGTTGCGTTTTTGGCGCAGGTAATTCCAAGTGGACTAGCTCGTGGGACGATTAGTATTGCTGACGCGTTTGCGAGTCCTTATCTATTTTTTGGGGCATTGGCGTTAGACGTTCGCGGTTCTGATAGTCCGTCTCTCGGTTCGCCCGGAAACATAGTGTCAGTGCTCGATGCAATTATTGCGAACGCTCCAATCGGGGCCGGCGATCAGGCGACCTATCTCATTAGGGCCCTCTGTGGCCTAGACGGCATTGTCAGCGCTGCTTTTGATGGGGATCGCGCGGCATACGCCCGAGCTGTGGTCCCGCGTCTAGTGAACATCGCCAGCGAGACTCTGCGAGTAGTTGCAATTCACATCGCTGATGGAACGGCCTTTCTCGGAACCACAGCGGCCGAAGGTATCAACGGCACCTCTGGTCAAGACGTCTTCATCGGCGGCGGTGGTGGTGACGCGCTCAGTGGCGGGGCCGGCAGCGACATCTACGTCTATGCCAAGCAGGATGGCGACCTGTGGATCCGGGACAGCGGACCAACGACGGATACTGACAGACTTGTACTCACCGACTTGAATTCAGCGGACCTCACGTTCGACCGGATCGGCGATGATCTGTTGATCCACGTCACGGGGACACAGAGAACGGTGGCGGTCGAGGGCTTCTTCGCCGGACAGGGCATCGATATTCTGCGCTTTGCCGATGGGACGGAATGGGATCGGACGCAGATCAAGAATGCGAGCTGGTATCGCGGCGATGGATACGGCAACGTGATCAACGGCTCCGCAGGTAATGATATCATCCATGGCGGCAAGGGAGACGATCTGATCCGGCCGGGCGATGGCAATGACACCATTTTCTACGGTCGAGGCGATGGATACGACACCATCGATGATTGGACTGAATCGACCGCCGACCGTCTCATTCTGACGGACATCAATCGCGCTGACGTCGAATTGTCGCGCTCCGGAAATCAGCTCCTTATCAAGATCCTCTCGACCGGAGAGGTCATCAACGACATCAACTTCTTCAATCATTCGTATTCCGCTGAGGATTGGCATGGTCATGCGCAGGGGATCGACAGCATCATTTTTGCCGACGGTGTGACGCTCAACCGGGATCAAATACAGCAGCAAGCCTGGATCCGTGGAGATGACACGGCTAACTCGCTCGTGGGCTCACGATTGGACGATGTCTTTATCGGCAAGAAGGGCGACGATGTCCTTGATGGCAGCGAGGGAGCCGACCTTTACTTATGGAAGAAGGGCGACGGCAACGATCGTATCGCTGAGAGTTTGCCGTCTGTTGGAGACGTACTGCGGCTGAGCGACGTGTCGGCGGATGACGTTCGTCTGTCCAATCAGGGAGACACCCTGCTCATCACCATCCTGTCGACGGGTGAGACGATCCAGGTCGACAACATGCTCAACAGCGTCGGCAACCTGCACAATGATTGGAACAAGACATCGTGGGGGATCGAGTCGATCGAATTTGCAGGCGGCGTCACCTGGGATCGGCAAGCGATCTTCGAGCGTCTGGGCAGGGATTATCTCGGGCGGGATATCAAGACGTATTCGTTCTACCGGGACGTCGATGGATCGCAGACCCTGATCTATAGCTATTTCTACGATGAGTTCGGACACTATGGAGACACCTACGGACAATATCATTTTGGATCGAACGACTCCTACCGCGGGTTCGTCGATCGCGATGGTCACGACTACTACAATGATATTCTCAATGGTGACTTCGACATCGGAGGTGACGGGACCCTGAATGGGATTGGTCACAACACGCTGTTCGGACTTGGGGGCAATGACCTCCTGATCGGCGGCCTCGGGGATGACATCTTGGATGGAGGCGATGGAGACGATATTCTCTGGGGCGATCGCAGTCTTCTCAGTGGAGCTGACGGCAACGACGTTCTATTTGGCCGCGACGGCAATGACGAGTTGCATGGCGGCGGCGGTCTCGATCAGCTCATGGGCGGAGATGGCAACGACTATCTGTATGGCGACGCAGGAGACGACTATCTCGACGGCGGAGCCGGAGACGATACGTTCGAGGGCGGCAAAGGCGACGATATCCTTACCAACTCAAACCACGGTTTCGAGAACGGTGCCGACACTTACATCTACAGCAAGGGCGACGGCAACGACACGATCGATGACGGGGCGTGGGCGTCAGGCGGAACGACGCTTTCGGATACCCTCGTTCTCAAGGACATCAATCCGGCCGATGCCGTGCTGAGCCGCGTGGGCAATGATCTCCTGGTCCTGATCAAGGAGACGGGAGAAACGATCCGGATCGCCGGCCAATTCAGTGACGACTTTCATGCCGCGGGACAGGGACTGGAGTTCATCCGTTTCGCTGACGGCACCAAGTTTGATCGGATACGTATCCAGCAGGAGGCCTGGTACCGCGGCACGGACGGACGGGACGTGCTGAGTGGCGGGGGATGGAGCGAGGGCTGGAATGATACATTCGAGGGCGGCAAGGGCGACGACCTCATCGTCAATTCCAACTACAGCTTTGAGAACGGCGCCGATACCTACATCTATAACAAGGGCGATGGCAACGATACGATCGATGAAGGAGCCTCCGCAGCAGGCGGGACCAAGCTCACCGATACGCTCGTCCTGACGGACATCGACCCTGCCGGAATAGAACTGAGCCGGGTGGGCCTCGACCTTCTGGTCAAGATCAAGGAGACCGGGGAGACGATCCGGATCATCCGTCAATTCGATGACGATTTCCGGGCTCCGGGGCAAGGAATGGAGATCATTCGCTTTGCCGACGGTACCCAATGGGATCGTGTGCGGATCCAGCAAGAGGCCTGGTTCCGCGGCACCGACGGGCGGGACGTGCTCAGTGGCAGTACCTGGAACGACACGTTCGAGGGCGGCAAGGGTGACGATCTGATCGTCACCTCAAATCATAGTCTGGAGGACGGTAGCGACACCTACATCTACAGCAAGGGCGATGGTAACGACACGATCGATGATCAGGCCGCGGGTGGAAACACCCTTCCCGATTCGCTTGTCCTCAAGGATATCAATCCTGCCGGCGTCGAGCTCAGCCGTGCGGGCAATGATCTCCTGATCACGATCAAGGACACAGGGGAGGCGATTCGGATCGTCGGCCAGTTCACCGACGACTTCCGTGCTCCGGGGCATGGAATCGAGATCATTCGCTTCGCCGACGGCACTGAATGGGACCGGGCAACGATCGCTGGTACGACGGCAGCCCCGTTCTTCGCCGGAACGCCCGGGGACGATGTGATCATTGGCTCGGCCATCTCCGAGAATCTCTATGGCGAGGCCGGCAATGACATCATCGACGGCAAGGCGGGAAGCGACCTCCAGTATGGCGGATTGGGCAATGATGTGCTGGTCGTCAGCGTAAGCGAAGCTGGCGACAAGGACGACCTGAATGGCGGCGAGGGAGTAGACACCGCGGATTTCAGCGGCTTTGGCGCCGCAGTCTTGGTCGATCTCGTGAACTTCCAGAAGGAAGCGCAGACGACCGATGCAATGTCAGTGACCACCGGCACCCTGCGTACGATTGCCCAGATCGAGAGCGTGGAGAATGTGATCGGCACTGCCTTCGACGACCAGATATTCGGCGATGCCGGAGCCAATCTGCTGATCGGAGGCTCCGGGTCCGACATTCTGGACGGACGTTCCGGTGATGACGTCATCGAAGGTGGTGACGGTGCGGACACGCTGTTTGGCGGAATGGGCGATGACCATCTGCTCGGTGGAGCAGGCGACGATATCCTGAACGGCAACCTTGGCCGGGATATCCTGGATGGAGGAACGGGCGACGACGTGTTGTCCGGCGGTGGCGACGCCGATACGTTCCTCTTCGGTCAGAATTTCGGTAACGACCGGATTACAGATTTCGTGGCCGGAGCCGGGGCAATAATCGAATTTGACCGTCAGGTCTTTGCCAATTTCGACGCGGTGGTGGCAGCCGCGAGCCAGGTAGGCTCCGATGTTGTGATCGCGGCTGGAGCGAACGGCACGTTGACCTTGACCGGTGTCAGCCTTGCGGCGCTGTCGGCGAGCGATTTCAGTTTCCGTTCGTTCGACAATCTTGCGCCAACCAGCATTGCTGTAGCGGGTGGCCAGGTCCAGGAAAATGCTCCCGCCGGCACCGTGGTGGGCACGCTGTCGACCAGCGACCCGAACGTGGGTGACACCCATACCTACGCAATTGTGGGCGGTGCGGCTGATCTCTTCGAGATCGTCGGCAATGAGATTCGCGTCAAGTCCGGAGCTGTGATCGACTTCGAGGCAACCCCGCAATTGGCCTTGACCATTCGGTCAACCGATGCGGATGGTCTATCGGTCACATCGACCGTTACTATCGGGGTCACGGATGGACCCGATATCTTCGTCGGAACCGCCGCGGACGATATTCTGACCGGCGGCGTCGGAGCCGATGTCTTGCAGGGGCTCGGCGGGAACGATCGCCTGGTTGGCAAGTCGGGCAGCGATCAGTACCTCTATGCGGCCGGCGACGGCGACGATCGCATTGTCGAGACCGAAGCGGCAAATGACGTCGACCGCCTTGTTCTTGCCGCTGGAATTGCTCCGGCGGACGTGCGCGTTGGTCGCAGTTCTCTCAGCACGAAAGATCTGGTGCTCCGCATCGGGCTGTCGGGCACGATCACATTGGAGGGTCAACTCGCTGAAGCACCGGGGTCGGGGATCGAGCGCGTCGAATTCGCTGACGGAACAGTTTGGGATCGAAGTGCAATAGTTGCCCATCTCGAAGGGGGACTTATCCTCGGTACATCGGCGGCCGAGCACCTGACTGGATCGAGCGCGTCGGAAACCTTCGAGAGTGGCGGCGGCGACGACACCATGGAGGGCTATGCCGGAAGCGACGTCTATCGCTTTGGCGTCGGTTCTGGAAACGACGTTGTTATCGAAGACAATGTCGACGGCATCGACCGTGTCGAGCTCGTTGGGTTGAATTCTGACGCCATCGAGACCTTAAGGACCGGCAAGGACCTCGTCATTCGCATCGTTGCCACCGGCGAGACACTCACGCTGCGGAATCAGTTCGCCTGGACTCAATCCGGTGTCGAGCAGTTCGTGTTTTCCGATGGAACTGTCTGGGGAAGGCGGATGTGGCTGCGCGGGCCGAGCAACGCGGCACGGACGGAAATGATCAAATTGACGGTACGAACGGAGACGACTTGCTGA